A DNA window from Mytilus edulis chromosome 14, xbMytEdul2.2, whole genome shotgun sequence contains the following coding sequences:
- the LOC139503729 gene encoding uncharacterized protein: MKQVATHYVASLAFIAMIHIISAFPVAEKWRSPCGNQSQLVLEVISKLQDAVQLTNQTRVNYAEKRIGNPTMIGLLNGSHFDGLKPEIITDSIVLSAIQNVTSWHIQSYNVISSAAVYLEQVIHNETIYHQTHENTFIEEFTKMDKTLYSVLCKIQAALSQLGRLVDNVPSRDIMSNQIRSIDNYSYLHSRDYIIVKDIFYSINSLIPVYQRVYNSLF, translated from the exons ATGAAACAAGTAGCAACCCACTATGTCGCTTCCTTAG CTTTTATAGCCATGATACATATAATCAGTGCCTTTCCTGTTGCTGAGAAGTGGAGAAGCCCTTGCGGTAATCAAAGTCAACTCGTACTAGAAGTGATATCGAAATTACAGGATGCTGTTCAATTGACCAATCAAACACGAGTAAATTAT GCCGAGAAAAGAATAGGCAATCCAACCATGATTGGTTTACTGAATGGTTCTCATTTTGATGGCCTGAAACCAGAAATTATCACTGATAGCATTGTTTTGTCAGCTATCCAAAAT gtGACATCTTGGCACATACAATCGTATAATGTAATTTCTTCGGCTGCTGTTTACCTAGAACAAGTTATTCATAACGAGACGATTTATCATCAGACTCACGAGAATACGTTTATTGAAGAATTTACAAAAATGGATAAAACATTATATAGTGTACTTTGTAAAATTCAAGCAGCTTTATCTCAACTTGGCAGACTTGTAGACAATGTTCCATCACGTGATATCATGTCCAATCAAATACGTTCAATTGACAATTACAGCTATTTGCATTCACGTGACTATATTATTGTAAAAgacatattttattcaattaattCATTAATTCCTGTTTACCAAAGGGTTTacaattcattattttaa